From the genome of Uranotaenia lowii strain MFRU-FL chromosome 1, ASM2978415v1, whole genome shotgun sequence, one region includes:
- the LOC129738794 gene encoding ubiquitin-conjugating enzyme E2 H, with translation MSSPSAGKRRMDTDVIKLIESKHEVTILGGLNEFCVRFFGPRGTPYEGGVWKVRVHLPEHYPFKSPSIGFMNKIYHPNIDEVSGTVCLDVINQAWTALYDLSNIFESFLPQLLTYPNPVDPLNGDAAAMYLHKPEEYKKKVADYVRRYATEEALRDQEPAESSDSESSMSDFSEDEAQDMEL, from the coding sequence ATGTCCTCCCCGAGTGCTGGCAAACGTCGGATGGACACCGACGTGATCAAGCTGATCGAGAGCAAACACGAAGTGACTATCCTTGGCGGTCTGAATGAGTTCTGCGTCAGGTTCTTTGGCCCTCGAGGGACACCTTACGAGGGCGGCGTATGGAAGGTGCGTGTTCATCTGCCCGAGCACTATCCCTTCAAATCTCCCAGCATTGGGTTCATGAACAAAATCTACCACCCGAACATCGACGAAGTTTCCGGGACGGTGTGTCTGGACGTGATCAATCAGGCCTGGACGGCCCTGTACGATCTGTCCAATATTTTTGAGTCGTTCTTACCACAACTGTTGACCTACCCCAACCCGGTCGATCCTCTCAATGGCGATGCTGCGGCCATGTATCTGCACAAGCCAGAGGAGTACAAAAAGAAGGTCGCCGACTACGTGAGGCGATACGCGACCGAAGAAGCCTTGCGTGACCAAGAACCTGCTGAGAGTTCCGACAGTGAATCGAGTATGTCCGATTTCAGTGAGGATGAAGCGCAAGATATGGAGTTATAA
- the LOC129758726 gene encoding trypsin-like has protein sequence MLSLVTLSPLLLFQIVPTAITSSVSSSTCPHVAKITYARSLTDTIFLCSGALITQKHVLTTARCLHLEEKLVEYSRTNVHVGNLDNVMESFIMVVQSISIHENFQAGKRENDAGVLKFYGEVPIMATIAPIPIGSTDMAIGTSCTICGWGLNLSEESKPGATLNRLEISVVDKTAQQCQFERSPLLSDDICGSNLEVERGTCLEDTGAPLVCNGQLFGILSPSEGCSATQNEVSIFKDTLVYREWINQVIRESETTTIQSTSTTPADDDDLACTFGLSTMLLMVSFTCLVLNQF, from the coding sequence ATGTTATCACTCGTAACGTTATCGCCATTGTTGCTGTTTCAAATAGTGCCGACAGCTATAACATCGAGCGTTTCTTCAAGTACGTGCCCTCATGTAGCTAAAATTACATATGCTCGTTCTTTGACCGACACCATATTTCTATGTTCCGGCGCACTGATCACTCAAAAGCATGTCCTAACGACGGCACGTTGCCTACATCTGGAGGAAAAACTGGTGGAGTATTCTCGAACTAATGTTCACGTTGGAAATTTGGACAATGTGATGGAATCCTTCATTATGGTGGTACAGTCGATAAgtatacatgaaaatttccaagcTGGAAAACGCGAAAATGATGCTGGTGTGTTGAAATTTTACGGAGAGGTTCCGATCATGGCAACGATTGCACCGATTCCAATCGGATCCACGGACATGGCTATTGGTACAAGCTGTACAATTTGCGGTTGGGGTCTAAATCTAAGCGAGGAATCAAAACCAGGGGCTACACTGAATCGATTGGAGATAAGCGTTGTCGACAAAACTGCTCAGCAATGTCAATTCGAAAGAAGTCCGTTGCTATCGGATGACATTTGCGGTTCGAATCTGGAAGTTGAAAGAGGAACGTGCCTTGAAGATACAGGTGCACCATTGGTGTGTAACGGGCAACTTTTCGGAATTTTGAGTCCCAGTGAAGGATGCTCAGCAACACAGAACGAGGTATCGATTTTCAAAGATACCTTGGTGTATCGCGAATGGATAAATCAGGTCATAAGGGAATCGGAAACTACCACAATTCAATCAACATCAACAACGCCGGCTGACGATGATGATCTGGCATGCACGTTTGGTTTGAGCACAATGCTGTTGATGGTATCGTTTACTTGTTTGgttttaaatcagttttaa
- the LOC129758739 gene encoding testisin-like, whose translation MSLWKTVLSVSVLISLQSSFTTSSMLPQIEPMDSRLIGGTHASLQDFSYLVSIRLQVLEVGRFGNGHLCSSVLISRQDVLTGAKCVLNGSGPRDSKELIVISGITQLGNNTGAVQSLIATIWLQEDQNLAIIRLQTPIEGSTIVILNEFHQQNDKRCMVVGWSSNSTEESVVQKNLREFYVRLDRSTNVLDIFYITLEEPHFGICFEDMGVPLLCDGSLIGILTRRPPRCESAKVEFLMAQNR comes from the exons ATGAGCCTCTGGAAGACTGTTTTATCAGTTTCGGTACTTATATCACTGCAATCATCATTCACAACTTCATCAATGCTGCCCCAAATAGAACCGATGGACTCCAGACTTATCGGTGGAACCCATGCGTCTTTGCAAGATTTCTCGTACTTGGTATCGATTCGATTGCAGGTTTTGGAAGTTGGACGTTTCGGAAATGGTCATCTGTGCAGTAGCGTATTAATTTCACGTCAAGATGTGCTAACAGGTGCGAAGTGTGTTTTAAATGGAAGCGGGCCTAGAGATTCCAAAGAGTTGATCGTGATTTCCGGTATTACGCAGCTTGGCAACAATACAGGAGCAGTGCAGTCTCTTATTGCGACGATATGGTTACAGGAAGATCAGAATTTAGCTATCATACGTTTGCAAACACCTATCGAAGGCTCTACAATCGTTATCTTGAACGAATTTCATCAACAGAATGATAAAAGATGTATGGTTGTGGGGTGGAGTTCAAATAGCACCGAGGAATCTGTTGTTCAAAAAAACTTACGCGAATTTTATGTTCGATTAGATAGATCCACCAATGTTCTGGATATTTTCTACATAACACTCGAGGAACCGCactttggaatttgttttgagGATATGGGTGTCCCGTTGTTGTGCGATGGATCTCTCATTGGCATTCTAACTCGAAGACCGCCTCGTTGTGAATCGGCCAAGGTGGAGTTCTTAA TGGCACAAAACCGTTAG